A window of Ardenticatenales bacterium genomic DNA:
TTCGAGAAATATGAGCCGCTGGTCAAGCCAGGCGGCCTGCTGGTCGTCAACAGCGCCATCGTCGCCATGCAATCCACCCGCACGGACATTGATGTTGTCTACGTGCCGGCAAACACCATTGCCAACGAACTGGGCAGCGACAAAATGCTGAACATGGCCGCCGTGGGCGCCATGCTAGGCAAACGCCCCGTGCTGCCGCTCTCCGTGGTGGCAAACGCGCTGGTAGAACACCTGCCCGCTACCAAAGAGCATCTGATTGAGAGCAACCTGCAAGTCTTGCGGCGCGGCTTTGCCCTCGCCAGCGGCGAAACGGTTAGCTTGAACTTGAGCGAATAGACGCGCCACCGATGCGCCTGCAACTAGTGGGCGCATCTCCCTTTTTGCGCTATAAAGAAGAGGGGCGTTGGGTCTTCTCACAGGGACGCCGCGCCCCTCTTATGTATTCCGCAATCGGCGGACAACGATCTACTGCCTATCCATCATCAACAGCTTTCATCATACGCGGAGACACTTTATGTTCCAGAAGATACTCGTCCCTTTAGATGGCTCTGAGTTGGCCGAACGCGCCTTGCCCCTGGCGACGGCGCTGGCGGCGCAAGGAGGCGGCAGCTTGATGTTGCTGCGCGTGCCCATTTTCGACCTGCAAGAGTCACTGCTGCCGGCGGTGACGGAGCATTACGACGCGCGCTGGCGGGAGTATACGGCGGAGGATGCCGTGCGCGCCGCCGCCGCGTATCTGGACCGCCTGGCGACGAATCTGCGCGAAGAGGGGATTGTGGTGTACACGCGCGTGGTGGAGGGAGACCCGGCCGGCATTATCGTGGACATGGCGCAAACGGAAAACATAGACCTGATCGTGATGTCGCCGCGGGGCATCGCCGGCCTCACCCGTTGGGTTTTCGGCAGCGTCACGGAGCGGGTGCTGCGCCACGCGCCCTGTCCCGTCCTCGTCTCGCGCGCGCAGGATGCCGGCATTCAACGCATCTTCATCACCCTCGACGGCTCCACCGTAGCCGAACAAGCCCTTTCCCCCGGCCTGGCCCTGGCCGACCTGCTGCACGCGCCCGTCACCCTGTTGCGCGTCGAACCCCCCGTAGCCCACAACGTCGTCGAGGAGATGGTCATCGAACTGGCCCTCGCCGACGATGACGCCGTGGAGCAGTTGACCGACGCGGCCCTGGCAAACGCCGCCCTCTACCTGAACGAAATCGCCGCCCGCCACGAGCAGCCGGGGCGCACGCCGCAAAAATCGCTCCTCCTCGGCGCTGCCGCGGAGCGCATTCTGCAGACGGCGGCAGAAGTCCCGGAAAGCCTCATCGTCATGGCCTCGCACGGGCGCACGGGCGTGCAGCGCTGGGTCTACGGCAGCGTCACGGAAAAAGTGATGCGCGGCACGGAAGCCTCGCTCCTGATCATTCGATCCCCATCCGCCGGCCAGCCAACCCCGTAAATGATGAGCGAATCCGCGCCCGTCGTCGCCTTCCAGGGAGAACTGGGGGCATACTCGCATCAGGCCATCCACCAGCATTTTGGCGACCGGGTGCGTGTGCTGCCTTGCGTGAGTTTTGCCGGCATTTTCGACGCCATCCACCACGGTCAAGCCACGCACGGAATGCTCCCCGTGGAAAACTCCCTCGCCGGAACCGTCATCCCCGCCTACGACGAACTCAGCGACCACGACCTGCGCATCCAGGCGGAAGTCATCTTCCGCGTTAGCCACTGCCTCCTGGCCCCGCCGGCCACGCCCCTCAGCGACGTGCGGCGCGCGCGCTCCCATCCGCAGGCGCTGGCGCAGTGCGCGCGCACATTGCGCCGCCTGGAACTGGAGCCGGTCGTGGATTACGATACGGCGGGCGCGGCCCGCGATCTGGCCGCCCATCCCCAACCACACACGGCGGCCATCGCCAGCCGCCTCGCCGCCGAAATTTATGGGTTGGAGGTGTTAAATGCCGGCATTGAGGACGAAACCGCCAATTATACGCGCTTTTTTCTCCTCGGCAGCGCCGACCCGCCCCGCCGCGACCCCAGCAAAACCTCCATCATCTTCACCACCCGCCACATCCCCGGCGCACTCTATCACGTCCTGGGCGAACTGGCCCGGCGCGACATCAACCTGACCAAGATCGAATCCCGCCCCCGGCGTAACCGCCCCTGGCATTACCGCTTCTTCGTTGATTTCGAGGGGCACGAGGACGACCCCCACGTACGCGCCGCCCTGCTGGGCATCCTCAAACGCGCCTCCTCCCTCAAACTCCTCGGCTCCTACCCCGCCGCCCAACAACCGATGTCCGACGAACCACCAACCGAAAACTAAAACCACCGTGACTATACAGGTCATCTGCCCAGATTGGACCAATTTGCTCTCGTTAAATCCTATATGTCTACAAAATTGGTCCAATCTCTCGGAGACGTGAATAGTTACAAACCACTTACTGTTTCCAGGAGTCTCCCATGCACCAATCTTTTGTCACTACCACGCGCGGATTAGACCGCACCTCCCCGCCCATGCGTCTATACGAAAAGGCGAAACGGCTGGGCATCTGGAATCCCGACGACCTGGACTTTAGCCAGGACAAGGCGGATTGGCAGCGCCTGACGCCGGATGAACAAGACCTGGTGTTGCGTTTGACCTCGCTGTTTCAATCGGGCGAGGAGGCGGTGACGCTGGACTTGCTGCCCCTGATCATGGCGATTGCCCGGGAGGGTCGCCTGGAAGAGGAGATGTATCTGACGACGTTTCTCTGGGAGGAGGCGAAGCACACCGATTTCTTCAACCGCTTTCTGGTGGAGGTAGCGGGCGTCCAGGGGAATCTGAATCATTACCACACGCCCAGTTACCGCGCAATTTTTTATGAGGCGCTGCCGGCATCCCTGCAAGCCCTGCGCGACGATCCCTCCCCCGCCGCCCAGGTGCGCGCCTCCGTGACCTACAACATGGTCGTGGAAGGCATGCTGGCGGAAACAGGCTACCACGCCTATTTTACGGTGATGGCAAAGCGAGATTTATTCCCCGGTCAGCGGCAAGGCATTTACTATCTGAAGCAGGACGAATCCCGCCACATCGCCTATGGCATTTACCTGCTTTCGCGCCTGATCGCGGCGGATGACTCTTTATGGCAGGTGGTGGAGGATACGTTTAATGAGTTGGTGATGCCGGCAATCACCATCATCAGCGAGGGACTATCCGCCTACGACGACCCCAAACCCTTCGACATCACGGAAGCGGAGTTCATCGGCTACGCCATGAGCCAGGTGGAAAAACGCATTGCCCGCCTCGAACGCGCCCGCGGCGCCTCCCTCAACGACATCTACCGCGTCACCCAAGACGCCATAGACCACGACGACGCCTGAAAAAAACAAAAACCGGGTTTCTCATAGAAACCCGGTTTTCATCAGTGCGTTAACGCTTGCCGCTCGTCAGCGCGTGTTTTACCTCGCCAATCGCCCGCGTGATCTCAATTTCGCGCGGGCAGGCGTTGGTGCAGTTAAACACGGTGCGGCACTTCCACACGCCCATCGTGTCCCCAACAACCGCCAGCCGCGCCTCCGCGCCCTCATCCCGGCTGTCGAAGATGAAGCGGTGCGCCTGCACAATGGCCGCCGGTCCCACGTACTGGTCGTTGGCCCAGAAGCTGGGGCAGGATGTGGTGCAGGCGGCGCACAAGATGCACTTGGTGGTGTCGTCGAAGATGGCCCGGTCTTCTGGCGATTGCAGGCGTTCGCGGCCATTTGCCGGCACGGGACTATCATTGATGAAATACGGCATCACCGACTTGTAGTGGTCCATGAACGGCCCCATGTCCACAATCAAGTCCTTCAGCACCGGCAAACCCAGAATCGGTTCCACCTGAATCTTCAAAACCTCCTGGCCCGGTTTTGCCAGACGGCTCACCAACGTCTTGCACGCCAGCGCGTTAGCCCCATTGATGCGAATGGCATCGGAACCGCACACGCCATGCGCGCACGAACGTCGCAGCGATAAAGAACCATCCATCGTCCACTTCACCCGATGCAACAGTTCCAACACCGTATCGTTGGGAGCCACGTTATCAAGCGTATACTCACCCCACCACGGTTTGTCCCGCAGTTCCGGGTTGTAGCGTCGAATGCGTAATAAAACTTGCATCATCATCTCCTCAAATAACAGGATACTGATTCACGCGGAAAAACGCCGACGAGAAAAACTGCGCCATCGGCGTCATCTGCGCCATCTGTGATTTCCTAGTAGACGCGCTTTTTCGGCTCGTAACGTCCCAACGTCACGGGTTTGTAACGCAATTCATAGCTGCCATCTTCCCGGCGCGCGCAGAAGGTGTGCTTCAGCCAGTTCACATCATCTCGCTCTGGATAATCATCACGCGCATGGCCGCCACGGCTCTCCGTGCGCGCCAGCGCCGAAAGCGTCGTCACCTCCGCCAGGTCCAGCAGACAGCCCAGTTCCCACGCCTCCAGCAAGTCCGTATTGAACTGCTTGCCCTTGTCATCCACCAGGATGTCCCGGTATTCCTGCTGCAAAACGCGCAGCGTGTTTTTCCCCCGTTGCAGCAGTTCCTCCGTGCGGAAGACGCCCACATTGGCCGTCATGGCTTTCTGCATCTTCTCCCGCACCAGGTGGGGCTTGACGGTTCCCTTGTGCGCGCGAATGCGCTCGAACTCCGCCATGATCTCGTCGGCAGCCCCATCGGGCAGCGGAGCCAGGTCAGTCTGGTTACAATACTCAACCATGTGCTTGCCGCTACGCCGCCCGAACACAACCAGGTCTACCAGCGAATTCGTCCCCAGGCGGTTCGCGCCGTGTACGGAGACACAGGCGACCTCCCCTGCCGCGTACATCCCGTCCAGCACCGTCCCCTGCGTATCTAGCACCACGCGCCCGTCCACGTCCGTAGGAATGCCCCCCATGGCGTAGTGAGCCGTCGGCTGCACCGGCATCGGCTCCTTCAAGGGATCAATGCCCAGATAGGTGCGCGTGAAGTCGGCGATGTCCGGCAATTTCGCTTCAATATAAGCATCGTCAATGCGCTTCGTCTCCCCCTCTTTCTCGAAATAGGCGTTGACCGTCTGCGGACGCACGTCCAGATGCACGTAGTTCTTGCCGTTGATGCCCTTGCCGCGCTCTACTTCCAGGTAAATGGCCCGGCTGACCACGTCGCGGCTGGCCAGGTCTTTGATGGAAGGCGCGTACCGCTCCATAAACCGCTCCCCGTCCGCGTTCAGCAGCACGCCGCCCTCGCCGCGCACGCCTTCGGTGATCAGGATGCCCAGTTTGAAGATGCCCGTCGGATGGAATTGGAAGAATTCCATATCCTCCAACGGTACACCGCGACGCAAACAGATCGCCGCGCCATCTCCGGTGAGCGAATGGGCGTTGGAAGTCACTTCCCAACAACGACCCCAGCCGCCCGTGGCAAAAAGCACCGCTTTGCTGTGGAAGATGTGGAAATCGCCCGTGGCAATATCCACGGCAACAATGCCGCGCACCTGGTTGCCCACGCGGATCAAGTCTACGACCTGGTACTCGTCGTAGAAATTGACGTTGTTCTTAATGCACTGCTGGTACAGCGTCTGCAAGATCATGTGCCCCGTGCGGTC
This region includes:
- a CDS encoding 2-oxoacid:acceptor oxidoreductase family protein yields the protein METSIVIAGFGGQGVLFAGQLLAYAGMDYRHNVTWIPSYGPEMRGGTANCTVIISDAPIGAPIVARPDIAIVLNQPSFEKYEPLVKPGGLLVVNSAIVAMQSTRTDIDVVYVPANTIANELGSDKMLNMAAVGAMLGKRPVLPLSVVANALVEHLPATKEHLIESNLQVLRRGFALASGETVSLNLSE
- a CDS encoding universal stress protein, which produces MFQKILVPLDGSELAERALPLATALAAQGGGSLMLLRVPIFDLQESLLPAVTEHYDARWREYTAEDAVRAAAAYLDRLATNLREEGIVVYTRVVEGDPAGIIVDMAQTENIDLIVMSPRGIAGLTRWVFGSVTERVLRHAPCPVLVSRAQDAGIQRIFITLDGSTVAEQALSPGLALADLLHAPVTLLRVEPPVAHNVVEEMVIELALADDDAVEQLTDAALANAALYLNEIAARHEQPGRTPQKSLLLGAAAERILQTAAEVPESLIVMASHGRTGVQRWVYGSVTEKVMRGTEASLLIIRSPSAGQPTP
- the pheA gene encoding prephenate dehydratase; its protein translation is MSESAPVVAFQGELGAYSHQAIHQHFGDRVRVLPCVSFAGIFDAIHHGQATHGMLPVENSLAGTVIPAYDELSDHDLRIQAEVIFRVSHCLLAPPATPLSDVRRARSHPQALAQCARTLRRLELEPVVDYDTAGAARDLAAHPQPHTAAIASRLAAEIYGLEVLNAGIEDETANYTRFFLLGSADPPRRDPSKTSIIFTTRHIPGALYHVLGELARRDINLTKIESRPRRNRPWHYRFFVDFEGHEDDPHVRAALLGILKRASSLKLLGSYPAAQQPMSDEPPTEN
- a CDS encoding R2-like ligand-binding oxidase, which gives rise to MHQSFVTTTRGLDRTSPPMRLYEKAKRLGIWNPDDLDFSQDKADWQRLTPDEQDLVLRLTSLFQSGEEAVTLDLLPLIMAIAREGRLEEEMYLTTFLWEEAKHTDFFNRFLVEVAGVQGNLNHYHTPSYRAIFYEALPASLQALRDDPSPAAQVRASVTYNMVVEGMLAETGYHAYFTVMAKRDLFPGQRQGIYYLKQDESRHIAYGIYLLSRLIAADDSLWQVVEDTFNELVMPAITIISEGLSAYDDPKPFDITEAEFIGYAMSQVEKRIARLERARGASLNDIYRVTQDAIDHDDA
- a CDS encoding succinate dehydrogenase iron-sulfur subunit, yielding MQVLLRIRRYNPELRDKPWWGEYTLDNVAPNDTVLELLHRVKWTMDGSLSLRRSCAHGVCGSDAIRINGANALACKTLVSRLAKPGQEVLKIQVEPILGLPVLKDLIVDMGPFMDHYKSVMPYFINDSPVPANGRERLQSPEDRAIFDDTTKCILCAACTTSCPSFWANDQYVGPAAIVQAHRFIFDSRDEGAEARLAVVGDTMGVWKCRTVFNCTNACPREIEITRAIGEVKHALTSGKR
- a CDS encoding succinate dehydrogenase flavoprotein subunit; its protein translation is MSQPHIHHFDAVIVGAGGAGLMAALHASKSVKVAVLSKLYPTRSHTGAAQGGISAALANKDDETDSWEWHAYDTVKGSDYLADQDTVDVMCKEAIDAVIELEHMGLPFDRFPNGKISQRRFGGHTNNETGKPVHRACHAADRTGHMILQTLYQQCIKNNVNFYDEYQVVDLIRVGNQVRGIVAVDIATGDFHIFHSKAVLFATGGWGRCWEVTSNAHSLTGDGAAICLRRGVPLEDMEFFQFHPTGIFKLGILITEGVRGEGGVLLNADGERFMERYAPSIKDLASRDVVSRAIYLEVERGKGINGKNYVHLDVRPQTVNAYFEKEGETKRIDDAYIEAKLPDIADFTRTYLGIDPLKEPMPVQPTAHYAMGGIPTDVDGRVVLDTQGTVLDGMYAAGEVACVSVHGANRLGTNSLVDLVVFGRRSGKHMVEYCNQTDLAPLPDGAADEIMAEFERIRAHKGTVKPHLVREKMQKAMTANVGVFRTEELLQRGKNTLRVLQQEYRDILVDDKGKQFNTDLLEAWELGCLLDLAEVTTLSALARTESRGGHARDDYPERDDVNWLKHTFCARREDGSYELRYKPVTLGRYEPKKRVY